The DNA region ACTGAGATAAAGGAAACACAGCGAGGCCCTTCTCGAGCTGATGTTGACTTATCGGAGGAAGAAAACGGAGAAATTCGCTAGACGTGGACAACATTCAAAAAATGACAAAAAGAGTTGTTATGGATAACAACTCTTTATGATAAGCAAAAATAATATGAAATTTTGGCTAGAAAACCTAATGGCTATATGCAAATAGACAGCAAGTTAGCCTCTTCTAGCACCTCTACCACCACGTCTAGATTCAGTATGACGCTTTAAAGATGATAAACGATCTTCGCTTTCCTTAAGGAAACGTGCCATTTTTTGTTCAAAATTTTCTTTGTTGTTACGTTGGTCATTTCCTTTATGACGTGGGCGCTGTGAGTGTGGTCTGGATTGACGTGGTTGATCCTTCGCTTTACGGATAGACAGACCGATCTTTCCATCCTTTTCCACATTGATGACTTTAACTTCAACTTGGTCGCCAACTTTTAAATGATCATTAATGTCTTTCACATAATTGTCAGCAACCTCGCTGATATGAACCAATCCTGTTGAGCCTTCAGGTAGTTCAACAAACGCTCCAAAATTAGTGATTCCTGTTACTTTTCCCTGTAACTTGCTGCCTACTTCGATTGACATAAAAAAAATGTTCCTCCTTAAAAAATATCGAACTTATTCTATATTATATAACGTAAAAAAAGAGTGTCAATATGACGACTCCTTATCTTTCTTCGCCTTGTTCTTCGATTCAGGAATATTAAAAATAACTTCCCCCTTGCCAGATAAGAAATAATCTTTGCGTGCTAACTTCGCAATGTATTCTTCGTCATTAAGTTTTGTTAACTCTTCATTCAGTAAAGTCTCTTGTTGCTTATACTTAGCAAGCGATTTCTCAAGCCTTACTTCTTCTTGTTTTTTTGCCTCTAAACGGGAATGTTGGGAAATGAGTGTCGAAACCATAACACCGATTACCATTAATGCCAAGGTTCCGAAAATTGACAACCGCCTAACAAGTTTCTTTTTATGTTCAGCATTTAATTTCTCTTTTTTTTCTTGATAATGAATATAAGGATTATTTAAAGTTGTCACTTTTTTCTTTTTCAAAACACCCATTCCCAATCCTCCTTGATTACTTTTTCCAGCGATTTCTATATTTAATAATTAGATTCTTCATTTTTATAAAAAGTCCTGCCATCTTTGCTAAATTCTTCTCGACAGTTATTTTAAACCGTTTTGGCATTTTACCATATATTATACGTAATATCCATAAAAATGGTTTCATTAGCAACTTTATACACGATAATAATACATTTAAAATGGTCTTGGCAAGAGACAACATCCCTTTTCCAACCGCAATGATGAGACGTATGAGCATGCGAATTGTGCCTCTTATTGGGTTATAAATAAGCATGATAAAAATACCTACTAACATTTTATAAAAGGATATTGTCAGCCAAATAATTCTTTCCAATAATTTCAAATAAACACCTTTTACTAATGCCTGGTAAGCTGCAAAGCCACATAGTAAAGCTAGGAAAATATATAAACGTACTTCCCCATAATTCACATGGAACAGCACATAAAAAATGATCAGCCCTTGTAATATCCAGAATAACAGGTCATGAATAAAAACAATCCATCGTTTCCTCATACTTCTCTTCAGAAATCGATTATACGTATCAAGCGTGGCTCCAAAAAAGCCCCCCATTGCGATCATGGCAAGCATCGTGGAGAATTGAGTCGTTAGAGTCATCTAAATAACTTGCTAAAGAACCCTTTAGCCTTCTCCCCATGCTGCTCATCTAAATATACTAAATCAAATATTCTCCCTTTAATGGAAACGATTCCTTTGTCGACATCTAAATTTTTCATGTGTAGGTTTTGTCCCCGTATCGCTAAAAATCCCATAACTGTTTCAAGGAGAAATTCTTCATTATCAAAACTTTCGACCTGCTTGACTCCCGTAATATCCAGGATTTTTCTCCCTCTCATAACCACATCATGATCTTGTTGGCCAGACCCTTTTTGACTTGTTTCATAATATTGACTCACTTTATTCATCCCCTCGCTAATCCTTGAGTACAAGCTTTGTTAATACTTATGCAAGGAGGAAAATGAATAGAACAAGCCATATCTTTTCGCCTTAAAAACTTCAAAACGATTTTCTGTATCTTTATTAGGATATTTTTTCTTCTTTTAAAATCGTAAACATTTGTGTCGCATCTTCTTTCCGTGTACTTTCTTGAAGTTGCTCCACTCTTAAAGTCGTTATTCTTTGTCCTAAACGGATCACAAGTTCATCTCCTGTTTTTACATTAGAACTCGCTTTTGCCACCGCACCATTTATCGTAATCCTTCCTTGATCAGCGACCTCCTTCGCTAACGTTCTTCTTTTGATTAACCTTGAAACCTTTAGATACTTATCCAATCTCATTGATTCCATTAAACTCTCCCTTTCTATAACCCTTTTTTCTTTGCTTCATTCCAAAATTCATCCATCTCTTCTAAAGTAAATTGTTTAAAATCTCGTCCACTTTCTTTTACCCTCTTTTCCACGTAAGAAAATCTTCGGTAAAATTTCTGATTCACCTTGATCAAAGCTTCCTCAGGGTGAATGTTGTAAAATCTCGCAACATTCACAAGAGCAAATAGAACGTCTCCAAATTCCATGATTTGATTTTCTTTGTGACCATTTTGGGCTTCTACAATAAATTCCTGCCATTCCTCCAATACTTTATCTAAGGCGCCTTGAACGTGATCCCAATCAAATCCTACTTTCGAACAAGCTTTTTGATACTCATGTGCGACCATGATGGCGGGTTGTCCTTTTATTACTTTATCCAAGATCGATGTTTCGGTGCTTCCTTTCTCCCTCTCTTTAATGATAGCCCAATTCTTTACAACTTCATCCGCATTACTCACTTCAAGGTCTCCAAAAACATGTGGATGTCTTCTCACCATTTTGGCTGATATACTTTCAATCACATCATCAATTGAAAACATTCCATCATCTTCACCTATTTGAGCGTGAAGCATCACCTGAAGCAATACATCTCCTAACTCCTCAATCATATTATCAATATCATCTTGATCAATAGCATGGATCAGCTCATATGATTCTTCAATTAAATATCTTTTCAATGATTGATGTGTTTGTTTTTGATCCCAAGGACAACCATTTGGTCCACGCAATTCAGCAATAATTTGGCGTAGTGAGCGGAATTCTTTATATAATAATTCCTCATCATCAATGGGTGGAACATATAGCGAAGTTAAGTTATTGATCTTGATATTGTGATCGAGTTCATATAACGGAAGCTTTGTTACCTTTTCTTCCATACTCCCCGCTGCAGTAACAATATAGACAGGGTAGTCATCTGGGTATTTTTCCATTAACGTTAACTTTACTTCTGAAGCGATGAAAGCATCATATACTTGTGCAATGATAACATGTTGTTTTATATTAATATCTTCTTTTTTTAAATCAGTTCCATCCAATAATTGAAATCCTTCAATTGGGTCCACTTTCACAGACGTAAATAGGGCATCAAGAAAACTTTGTCCTCCTTCTATCCGGATAACAACGGATCCTTCTTCTTCTTTTTCCAACAATAATTGGATGGTCTTTTCCGCAACCATTGGATGTCCCGGGACGGCATATACGATATCTTCCTTTTTGGCCTTCTCCATTAATTGGTCAACAATCTCCTCGTATACCCCTTCAAATTGATCATGCTTTTCATATATATGGTCAAAGCTAATGAAATGCTTCCCTTCTTTCATTAACTCAGCTATTACAGGGTGTTCCACTGTTCGAACGAATACGGTAGGTGTTTCCTGAATTTTCCGATAGACCCCAAGTGGCAATTGCTCCAAACTACCTGCACCTAACCCTGTGATGTGTATAGTATGATTCATCTTTTTCATCCTCTTTTGTAAATTTTATTTGATATCAGCACTAATTGATGACCATATGGAAGGAAAGCCAATTCATTTTCCTTAAAAACTCCACTTTTCAAAACAGAATAAACAAACATAATCCCTCCTATTACCACGCTGCTAATGGATATAAACGTGGAGTGAAGACGATCATCTGCAATAAATGGGAAATATGATAACATCATGATCCATAATTGAATGGAGACCGTCATCATCATCGTTGCTAGAAGGCATTTCTTGATCATCTCATTCGTAAATACTTTTAACGGAAATTTCCTCTTGATTTTCCACCACAAAATAAAGCTCACGATTAACATGGAAAGCACGGTTGATACACTAGCTCCCATCGTTCCCAATTTTGTAATCAATAGTTGATTTCCAACATACTTCAATAGAAGTCCCAAAGCAATTGCCCAGGCAGGAGTGAAAAATTCGCCAACTCCCTGCAATACAGCCGATAGTGTCAAAATGAGGGAACTGAATAAAATGGATAAACAAAAAACAGCTAATACATGAGAACCATTCGTGTTTTCGAACAACATTTGATTTATCGGCTTCATAATATTTACAAGGCCTATTGCAGCTCCCACTCCCACAACAAAGCTCACCTTTAAGGACATCTGCACATATTTTTTCACCGCAGCCATGTGATCACGCTCGAATGCAGTGGCAATCATTGGAACGATAATAAGTGAAATCGATGTAGCCACAATCGTTCCTAATTGTAATAACGGCTGTCCTCGGTCATATATTCCCTTTTCAATTTTGGCATCCAACGGGGAAAGCCCTGATTTTACGAGGCCAAAATACAAATTAAGCGCATCGACTAATTGATATAAAACAAGGATCATACTTGATAAACATATGAGTATGCCTTGAAATGCCAAACGCTTCCATATCGTTCTACGTTTTAACGATGAAGTTTTCGGATAAGAAGGGGAAAAACGATTTTGTCTTATATAAAAAAACAAAACAAACATCCCGCCAAGTCCCCCCAGAATGGACCCTAACAGTGCCCCCTTACCTACTAAATAAAAGGAATATCCATGACTGACTAAAATATAGGATAATAATAGGATCGTCGTGACCCTTATCGATTGTTCTGTTACTTGTGAAACCGCAGAAGGAACCATCTGCCCTTTCCCTTGATAAAAGCCACGAATGACAGATACAAAAGGCATGATTAAAAAGGAAAAGGAAATCGTCTGAATCAATCCTGTTAAATGAGAATCCCCCATCCATTTTGCAATAAAAGGCGCACCAAAATAGGTAAAGGTGAATAATAATCCTCCTATTATACTAATAAACAGAAAGGAGGTCGAAATAATAAATCGAATATCCTCCCTTTTGTTTTTCTCTGCAACCAGCTTGGAGATCATAACAGGAAACCCGAATGTTGATAACCCCAATGCAATTCCATAGAAGGGATACACTTGTTGATATATGTAAAATCCAACATCCCCTACAATATTTTGAAAGGGGACACGATACACCGCACTTAATACTTTTATAACGAAAGCAGCCACTGTTAAGATTAGGGCGCCTTTCATAAATTCCCTTTGTTGATAAGGCAAATAACTCTCCTGCCCTTCCCGTATAGAAAATCATCTTAGGCGTGAGATATTCCCCCAAAGATGTATGAAATGAAACTACTACAAATGTAAAGGATTTTTCAAAACTTTGCAAAAGGAGAAGGATACATAAAAAACATCTAGGGTATAGGCAAAAAGAGGCTGTGTAGTTCCATAGAAAATGTGTATATCAGATCACCACAGCGAGACATAAGAGATCAAAACAAAAGACTTTGGAGAAAAAAGGCAACAAAAAAGGAGTAGTATTTGCCACACTACTCCTTCCTTTTTATGATTCCATTTGTCTAGCAAGGAAGCTTGCCGCCGTTTCGACTGCTTTTTGTTCTACCTCACCAATGGATCGCTCGTTGGAGAAAATGATGACGCCCCCAATTGGGTCTCCGTTTGCAATGATCGGTGCATTTGTGTAAGAATGTAGTTCTTCCTCCATCCCATCAATCAAAGCCATTTTCCCTTGTTGAGTGTGTAAGATAGATGTTCTTTCTTCTAATGTTTTTTCAACAGATTCGCTTATGTTTTTATTTAAATATTCCTTTTTGGATACCCCCGCAACTGCAATGACCTCATCGCGATCACAAATAAGAACAGGACTTCCCAAACTATCAAATAGTGCTTCTGCATATTCTTTTGCAAAGTCACTAAGCTCACTGATAGGTGAATATTTTTTTAAGATCACTTCACCGTCACGATCAACGAAAATCTCTAATGGGTCTCCTTCGCGAATTCTTAAGGTTCTACGAATTTCTTTAGGGATAACTACTCGTCCTAAATCATCAATACGACGAACTATACCTGTTGCTTTCATCTTTGTTGCCTCTCTTTCATCAGATGATTTTATTGGCAATGAACAATTGCCTAAAGGGAATTCTTTACCTTTGTTGTTGTTAGTATCCTACACCTAGAAAGTTCTATACACATATGGTGATTTTTTCTCGCTAGGAAATATATAACATTCCCCTGTCATCTGATTTGCGCCGCTTCTCGTGGGATTTGCACTTGTTCCCGGGTTATTTGAACTTTTCCCGGGATTTATGACTATTTCCCGCTGAGATTTGCACTCCTTCTGGCATGGGGTTCCCTTTTTTCCGCGGCCGGAGTGGGGGGCGGGCTTTTGATCATTTCCCACGCTCTTTTGGCTATTTCCCACACAGATTTGCACCAATTCTCGTGGGATTTGCACTTGTTCTCGGGTTATTTGAACTTTTCCCGGGATTTATGACTATTTCCCGCTGAGATTTGCATCCTTCTGTCACGGGGTTCCCTTTTTTCCGCGGTCGGAATGGGGGGCGGGCTTTTGATCATTTCCCACGCTCTTTTGACTATTTCCCATACAGATTTGCACCAATTCTCGTGGGATTTGCGCTTGTTCCCGGGTTATTTGAACATTTCCCGAGATTTATGACTATTTCCCACTGAGATTTGCACTCCTTCTGTCACGGGGTTCCCTTTTTTCCGCGGTCGGAATGGGGGGCGGGCTTTTGATCATTTCCCACGCTCTTTTGACTATTTCCCACATAGATTTGCACCGCTTCTCGTGGGATTTGCGCTTGTTCTCGGGTTATTTGAACTTTTCCCGGGATTTATGGCTATTTCCCGCTGAGATTTGCACTCCTTCTGGCATGGGGTTCCCTTTTTTCGCGGTCGGAGTGGGGGGGCGGGATTTTGATCATTTCCCACGCTCTTTTGACTATTTCCCACACGGATTTGCACCGCTTCTCGTGGGATTTGCACTTGTTCTCGGGTTATTTGAACATTTCCCGGGATTTATGACTATTTCCCGCTGAGATTTGCACTCCTTCTGGCACGGGGTTCCCTTTTTTCCGCGGACGGAGTGGGGGGCGGGCTTTTGATCATTTCCCACGCTCTTTTGACTATTTCCCACACAGATTTGCACCGCTTCTCGTGGGATTTGCGCTTGTTCTCAGGTTATTTGAACTTTTCCCGGGATTTATGACTATTTCCCGCTGAGATTTGCACTCCTTCTGGCACGGGGTTCCCTTTTTTCGCGGACGGAGTGAGGGGCGGGATTTTGATCATTTCCCACGCTCTTTTGACGGTTTCCCACATAGATTTGCACCGCTTTTCGTGGGATTTGCGCTTGTTCCCGGGTTATTTGAACATTTCCCGGGATTTTTTGATGAAGTTTTCAGCTTTTTTACTCTTTTTTGGCCTTTTCAATATTTTTAATGATGTTATAAGCCGTATCAAACCATTGTTCAATCGGTACACCCTTAATGTTCATCGTAATCATCAGTTTGGCCCCTTCCATTCCTAATCCAATATTGCGGCCATACTCATTGCATAACGAAAAAACTTTAGAACCATCAATATTTTGCGTTCCTTCTTCACTCATATACATAGTAATTTTATCTTTTAGTTGTTTAATGGACTCCATTTTCATCTTCTGAGCGAAAATTTTCATTTCAGCTATTAAGAATAAATAATTCACTTCTGTCGGATAATCTCCAAAACGGTCGACCATCTCCTCTTGTAATTCCTGAACTTCCTCAAGAGAAGAAAGGGATCGGAATCGCTTATACATTTCAATCTTTTGTTGTCCATCCTTAATATAGGCGTCAGGAATATAGGCATCAATATCTAACTCAACCTCAAAGGTTACTTTTGCCTCTCTATCCTCGTCGCCTTTCCGTTCTTCAATCGCCTCTTTTAACATTTGGGAATATAAATCAAATCCAACAGAATCAATAAATCCATGCTGTTGAGACCCTAACAGGTTTCCTGCACCTCGAATAGATAAATCCCTCATGGCAATTTTGAAACCAGATCCAAGCTCAGTAAATTCTTTAATTGCCTGCAAACGTTTTTCCGCTGCTTCTGAAAGTACTTTATCTTTTCTGTACATAAAATACGCATAGGCCACGCGGTTAGAACGTCCAACCCTTCCCCTAATTTGATAGAGCTGGGACAAGCCCATACGATCCGCATCATACACGATGAGGGTATTCACGTTTGGTATATCCACACCTGTCTCAATGATCGTCGTTGTGACCAAGACGTCAAATTCCCCTTCCAGAAAGCCAAGAATCACTGATTCGAGCTCCGTTTCTGTCATTTGACCATGTGCATATTGCACACGTGCATCTGGAACTAACATCGAAATTTCTTCTGCTTTTCTTTCAATATCCTCGACCCGATTGTATAGGAAAAATACTTGTCCTTCACGAGCTAGTTCCCTTTCAATAGCTTCTTTCACTAATGGGCCATTGTATTCCATCACATATGTTTGTACAGGAAAACGATTCTCGGGTGGTGTCTCAATAACCGATAAATCCCGAACACCTAACATCGACATATGTAATGTTCGTGGAATTGGCGTAGCCGTTAGAGTTAATACATCAACATTCGTTTTTAACTTTTTCACCTTTTCTTTATGTGTAACACCAAATCGTTGCTCTTCATCAACTATAAGTAAACCTAAATCATGATACTTTACATCTTTTGATAATAGGCGATGTGTACCGATTACCATATCGACTGTGCCATTTTTCAATCCTTTAATAACCTCAGTTTGTTCTTTTCTTGTTCTGAAACGACTTAAAAGGCCAATCGAGATTGGATAATCTTGAAATCTTTCCTTGACCGTTTCATAATGCTGCTGAGCTAATATCGTGGTAGGAACGAGTATGGCTACTTGTTTTCCATCCATAATGGCTTTAAATGCTGCACGAATGGCTACT from Oikeobacillus pervagus includes:
- a CDS encoding S1 domain-containing RNA-binding protein; the protein is MSIEVGSKLQGKVTGITNFGAFVELPEGSTGLVHISEVADNYVKDINDHLKVGDQVEVKVINVEKDGKIGLSIRKAKDQPRQSRPHSQRPRHKGNDQRNNKENFEQKMARFLKESEDRLSSLKRHTESRRGGRGARRG
- a CDS encoding FtsB family cell division protein — its product is MGVLKKKKVTTLNNPYIHYQEKKEKLNAEHKKKLVRRLSIFGTLALMVIGVMVSTLISQHSRLEAKKQEEVRLEKSLAKYKQQETLLNEELTKLNDEEYIAKLARKDYFLSGKGEVIFNIPESKNKAKKDKESSY
- the yabQ gene encoding spore cortex biosynthesis protein YabQ, translating into MTLTTQFSTMLAMIAMGGFFGATLDTYNRFLKRSMRKRWIVFIHDLLFWILQGLIIFYVLFHVNYGEVRLYIFLALLCGFAAYQALVKGVYLKLLERIIWLTISFYKMLVGIFIMLIYNPIRGTIRMLIRLIIAVGKGMLSLAKTILNVLLSCIKLLMKPFLWILRIIYGKMPKRFKITVEKNLAKMAGLFIKMKNLIIKYRNRWKK
- the yabP gene encoding sporulation protein YabP, with product MSQYYETSQKGSGQQDHDVVMRGRKILDITGVKQVESFDNEEFLLETVMGFLAIRGQNLHMKNLDVDKGIVSIKGRIFDLVYLDEQHGEKAKGFFSKLFR
- a CDS encoding RNA-binding S4 domain-containing protein; protein product: MRLDKYLKVSRLIKRRTLAKEVADQGRITINGAVAKASSNVKTGDELVIRLGQRITTLRVEQLQESTRKEDATQMFTILKEEKIS
- the mazG gene encoding nucleoside triphosphate pyrophosphohydrolase codes for the protein MNHTIHITGLGAGSLEQLPLGVYRKIQETPTVFVRTVEHPVIAELMKEGKHFISFDHIYEKHDQFEGVYEEIVDQLMEKAKKEDIVYAVPGHPMVAEKTIQLLLEKEEEGSVVIRIEGGQSFLDALFTSVKVDPIEGFQLLDGTDLKKEDINIKQHVIIAQVYDAFIASEVKLTLMEKYPDDYPVYIVTAAGSMEEKVTKLPLYELDHNIKINNLTSLYVPPIDDEELLYKEFRSLRQIIAELRGPNGCPWDQKQTHQSLKRYLIEESYELIHAIDQDDIDNMIEELGDVLLQVMLHAQIGEDDGMFSIDDVIESISAKMVRRHPHVFGDLEVSNADEVVKNWAIIKEREKGSTETSILDKVIKGQPAIMVAHEYQKACSKVGFDWDHVQGALDKVLEEWQEFIVEAQNGHKENQIMEFGDVLFALVNVARFYNIHPEEALIKVNQKFYRRFSYVEKRVKESGRDFKQFTLEEMDEFWNEAKKKGL
- a CDS encoding putative polysaccharide biosynthesis protein — its product is MPYQQREFMKGALILTVAAFVIKVLSAVYRVPFQNIVGDVGFYIYQQVYPFYGIALGLSTFGFPVMISKLVAEKNKREDIRFIISTSFLFISIIGGLLFTFTYFGAPFIAKWMGDSHLTGLIQTISFSFLIMPFVSVIRGFYQGKGQMVPSAVSQVTEQSIRVTTILLLSYILVSHGYSFYLVGKGALLGSILGGLGGMFVLFFYIRQNRFSPSYPKTSSLKRRTIWKRLAFQGILICLSSMILVLYQLVDALNLYFGLVKSGLSPLDAKIEKGIYDRGQPLLQLGTIVATSISLIIVPMIATAFERDHMAAVKKYVQMSLKVSFVVGVGAAIGLVNIMKPINQMLFENTNGSHVLAVFCLSILFSSLILTLSAVLQGVGEFFTPAWAIALGLLLKYVGNQLLITKLGTMGASVSTVLSMLIVSFILWWKIKRKFPLKVFTNEMIKKCLLATMMMTVSIQLWIMMLSYFPFIADDRLHSTFISISSVVIGGIMFVYSVLKSGVFKENELAFLPYGHQLVLISNKIYKRG
- the spoVT gene encoding stage V sporulation protein T; translation: MKATGIVRRIDDLGRVVIPKEIRRTLRIREGDPLEIFVDRDGEVILKKYSPISELSDFAKEYAEALFDSLGSPVLICDRDEVIAVAGVSKKEYLNKNISESVEKTLEERTSILHTQQGKMALIDGMEEELHSYTNAPIIANGDPIGGVIIFSNERSIGEVEQKAVETAASFLARQMES